A portion of the Pagrus major chromosome 8, Pma_NU_1.0 genome contains these proteins:
- the LOC141001397 gene encoding tumor protein p53-inducible protein 11-like, whose translation MTSKPHPPLMKKHSQTDLISRLKSRKILGVGGEDDDGEVHRSKISQMLGNEIKFTVREPIGLRVWILISAVGFTVMALMALVFPNQLYELVFEEELSTTNISVRLYGGALLSLALIMWNGLYTAEKIVIQWTLLSEACYFAVQFLVTSITLMEIGILPNAAMLLLLSRVLFLVVTMAYYYHLGRKPKKI comes from the exons ATGACGTCTAAACCTCACCCTCCTCTGATGAAGAAGCACAGTCAGACAGACCTGATAAGCCGCCTGAAGAGCCGGAAGATACTTGGAGTTGGCGGCGAGGATGATGATGGGGAAGTGCACCGCTCAAAG ATCAGTCAGATGCTCGGAAATGAGATCAAGTTTACAGTGCGAGAGCCTATCGGGCTGAG GGTGTGGATTCTCATCTCAGCAGTGGGTTTCACAGTTATGGCCCTGATG GCCCTGGTGTTTCCCAACCAGCTCTATGAGCTTGTTTTTGAGGAGGAGCTCTCCACGACTAACATCTCCGTTCGCCTTTATGGAGGAGCACTGCTTA GCCTGGCCCTCATCATGTGGAATGGTCTCTACACAGCGGAGAAGATCGTCATCCAGTGGACGCTGCTCAGTGAAGCCTGCTATTTTGCTGTCCAGTTTCTAG TGACATCTATCACCTTAATGGAGATTGGCATCCTGCCCAACGCCGCCatgctcctgctcctcagtCGAGTGCTCTTCCTGGTGGTCACCATGGCTTACTATTACCACCTGGGCCGTAAGCCGAAGAAGATCTGA